Proteins from a genomic interval of Dermacentor variabilis isolate Ectoservices chromosome 8, ASM5094787v1, whole genome shotgun sequence:
- the LOC142591654 gene encoding uncharacterized protein LOC142591654 → MSTLTLLAFIGLVAVALGGYVAAPVAVGYGHGYGGYGLGYSHGYGYGGYGGYGYGHGPFAITTVTKTAHVAPARAVAVGYGHGYGHGYGLGYGHGLGYGYGGHGYGGVVKAVGLGYGHGFGNGHGYGYHG, encoded by the exons ATGAGCACGCTT ACACTACTCGCTTTCATCGGCCTCGTTGCCGTCGCGCTTGGCGGCTACGTGGCTGCCCCAGTGGCTGTTGGCTACGGCCACGGCTACGGGGGTTATGGCCTTGGATATAGCCACGGCTACGGTTATGGCGGCTATGGCGGCTACGGATATGGTCACGGTCCCTTCGCCATCACCACCGTCACCAAGACTGCCCACGTCGCTCCTGCCCGCG CTGTGGCTGTCGGCTACGGACACGGCTATGGACACGGATATGGTCTCGGCTACGGACACGGCCTTGGATATGGCTATGGCGGTCATGGTTACGGTGGTGTTGTGAAGGCTGTCGGCCTCGGCTATGGTCACGGATTTGGCAATGGTCATGGCTACGGCTATCATGGCTGA